Proteins from a genomic interval of Candidatus Woesearchaeota archaeon:
- a CDS encoding HAD-IA family hydrolase: MGKVKAIFFDLDDTLYSYKASNSKIMAEIKAIEYFCKKHPKFKLSDMFEVFTSVKQGIKKRFPDLPVRCDRGYWIVEFLRAEHNFDKKLANEILNEFWKVSCQNIQGYYDAKIILQYLKKKGYKLGVITNGIKKWQLKRIEATGFKKYFDIIATTSEVGYEKPHKEIFEFALKQAKVKPFEAVMIGDNPVRDIAPANKLGMTTVWLRRGKRYYLPIKAKEKADYTIKNFLELYKFF; the protein is encoded by the coding sequence ATGGGAAAGGTGAAAGCTATATTCTTTGATTTGGATGATACGCTTTATTCATACAAAGCTTCAAACTCTAAAATAATGGCCGAGATTAAAGCTATTGAATATTTCTGCAAAAAACATCCAAAGTTTAAGCTAAGCGATATGTTTGAAGTTTTTACCAGTGTTAAACAAGGAATTAAAAAAAGATTCCCCGATTTACCTGTAAGATGCGACAGGGGTTATTGGATCGTTGAATTTTTGCGGGCTGAACATAATTTTGATAAAAAATTAGCCAATGAAATTTTAAATGAATTTTGGAAAGTTAGCTGTCAAAACATACAAGGATATTACGATGCAAAAATTATACTGCAATATCTTAAAAAGAAAGGATACAAATTAGGCGTGATAACTAATGGCATTAAAAAATGGCAATTGAAAAGAATAGAAGCAACAGGATTTAAAAAATATTTTGATATTATTGCAACTACTTCGGAAGTCGGATATGAAAAACCGCATAAAGAAATATTTGAATTTGCTTTAAAACAAGCAAAAGTTAAACCATTTGAGGCTGTAATGATTGGAGATAACCCTGTGCGAGATATTGCGCCAGCTAACAAGCTGGGGATGACAACAGTTTGGTTGAGAAGAGGCAAAAGGTATTATTTGCCGATAAAAGCAAAAGAAAAAGCGGATTATACGATTAAGAATTTCCTTGAATTGTATAAATTTTTTTAG